A single Rubrivivax gelatinosus IL144 DNA region contains:
- a CDS encoding methyl-accepting chemotaxis protein, giving the protein MSEKKEMTVGMRLVVGFSAVAMLGVAIAVYAMVQLRGLSADIDALASDRMVKMEKLSRLKDNMNGVARYARNIVIVADEAFEKAEREKIAAMRADSGKLMAELDKLIVMPEGRALLKTIEDTRPEYNRLVDEALALDAKGDAQGAGALLMGESLQKQRIVFQAVDDSMAMQQRLARELGSTAVARAGTDSTILAGLAALMAAIGAGVTWLMVRRLKAALGAEPGDLGRIAQRVAEGDLSPVDGVERAPRNSVLESLGAMQQSLARIVAQVRASSDSIATGSSQIATGNADLSQRTEEQASNLQQTAASMEQLSSTVKQNAETAQEANRMASSAAAAAARGGERVGNVVHTMQEISSSSKRIAEIIGTIDGIAFQTNILALNAAVEAARAGEQGRGFAVVAGEVRTLASRSAEAAKEIKSLIGASVEKVETGARQVDEAGESMTAIVAEVQRVSQLIGEITNATVEQSSGISQVGDAVGQLDQVTQQNAALVEESAAAAESLRIQAARLTELVGVFKLSGAAPTPTPTPTPAQTPRPTPPAAVAPRATAARAPVPPARTAPAAPAASPAEPAPRQRPARVAVPAGEDDWTSF; this is encoded by the coding sequence ATGTCCGAGAAGAAAGAGATGACGGTCGGCATGCGGCTGGTCGTCGGATTCAGCGCCGTCGCCATGCTCGGTGTCGCGATCGCCGTCTACGCCATGGTGCAGCTGCGCGGCCTGTCGGCCGACATCGACGCCCTCGCGTCCGACCGCATGGTCAAGATGGAGAAGCTGTCCCGCCTGAAGGACAACATGAACGGTGTCGCGCGCTACGCGCGCAACATCGTGATCGTCGCCGACGAGGCCTTCGAGAAGGCCGAGCGCGAGAAGATCGCCGCCATGCGCGCCGACAGCGGCAAGCTGATGGCCGAGCTCGACAAGCTGATCGTGATGCCCGAAGGGCGTGCGCTGCTGAAGACGATCGAGGACACCCGGCCGGAATACAACCGCCTCGTCGACGAGGCCCTGGCGCTCGATGCCAAGGGCGACGCGCAGGGCGCCGGCGCGCTGCTGATGGGCGAGTCGCTGCAGAAGCAGCGCATCGTCTTCCAGGCGGTCGACGACTCGATGGCGATGCAGCAGCGGCTGGCACGGGAACTGGGCAGCACGGCGGTCGCCCGTGCCGGCACCGACTCGACGATCCTGGCCGGTCTGGCGGCGCTGATGGCCGCCATCGGCGCGGGCGTCACCTGGTTGATGGTGCGCCGTCTGAAGGCGGCTCTGGGCGCCGAACCGGGTGATCTCGGCCGCATCGCGCAGCGGGTCGCCGAAGGCGACCTGAGCCCGGTCGACGGTGTCGAACGCGCACCGCGCAACAGCGTGCTCGAATCGCTGGGCGCGATGCAGCAGAGCCTGGCCCGCATCGTAGCCCAGGTCCGCGCCAGCAGCGACAGCATCGCCACCGGCTCGTCGCAGATCGCCACCGGCAACGCCGACCTGAGCCAGCGCACCGAGGAGCAGGCCAGCAACCTGCAGCAGACCGCCGCGTCGATGGAGCAGCTCTCCAGCACCGTCAAGCAGAACGCCGAGACCGCGCAGGAAGCCAACCGCATGGCGTCGTCGGCCGCGGCCGCTGCCGCGCGTGGCGGCGAGAGGGTCGGCAACGTCGTGCACACGATGCAGGAGATCAGCAGCTCCTCCAAGCGCATCGCCGAGATCATCGGCACGATCGACGGCATCGCCTTCCAGACCAACATCCTGGCGCTCAACGCCGCCGTCGAGGCTGCGCGTGCCGGCGAGCAGGGCCGCGGCTTCGCGGTCGTGGCCGGCGAGGTGCGCACGCTGGCCAGTCGTTCGGCCGAAGCGGCCAAGGAGATCAAGAGCCTGATCGGCGCCAGCGTCGAGAAGGTCGAGACCGGCGCCCGCCAGGTCGACGAAGCGGGCGAATCGATGACCGCCATCGTCGCCGAGGTCCAGCGCGTCAGCCAGCTGATCGGCGAGATCACCAACGCGACCGTCGAGCAGTCTTCGGGCATCAGCCAGGTCGGCGACGCCGTCGGCCAGCTCGACCAGGTGACGCAGCAGAACGCCGCGCTGGTCGAAGAAAGCGCCGCCGCCGCCGAGAGCCTGCGCATCCAGGCCGCGCGGCTGACGGAGCTCGTCGGCGTGTTCAAGCTCTCCGGCGCGGCACCGACGCCGACGCCGACACCGACGCCTGCGCAAACGCCGAGGCCGACACCGCCGGCAGCCGTGGCACCACGCGCGACCGCCGCGCGTGCGCCGGTGCCGCCCGCCCGCACTGCACCCGCCGCGCCGGCGGCCTCCCCCGCCGAGCCGGCGCCGCGTCAGCGCCCGGCCCGGGTCGCGGTGCCGGCCGGCGAAGACGACTGGACGAGCTTCTGA
- a CDS encoding methyl-accepting chemotaxis protein, producing MFSTLKIGQRLALAFGLLLALLCAMAGVAAVQVARLADNSSYYAENLVPSYEAEHTVALALGEIRRMENRHVLLNSAADMDAVESRMAQQRKLIAEQLDRYEHELVSDDRDRQLLSQARKTMDDYLATWATLQPLSRATLTDPAKAAEATRYLVATSAPKYDAVQTAITQWWDYNVKLAQEQATTAANTSSTAKLALGAMTLVALVLGVVAALLITRSIVRPVRRAVEVAAAVAEGDLSARIEAQGRDEIADLMRSLGRMNDSLNRIVGQVRASSDSIATGSSEIATGNADLSQRTEEQASNLQQTAASMEQLSSTVKQNAETAQEANRMASAAAAAATRGGEMVGNVVHTMQEISSSSKRIAEIIGVIDGIAFQTNILALNAAVEAARAGEQGRGFAVVAGEVRTLASRSAEAAKEIKSLIGASVEKVETGARQVDAAGESMTAIVAEVQRVSQLIGEISTATVEQSSGIGQVGDAVSQLDQVTQQNAALVEESAAAAESLRLQAARLTELVGVFRLAGAAA from the coding sequence ATGTTCAGCACTCTCAAGATCGGCCAGCGGCTCGCGCTCGCCTTCGGCCTGCTGCTCGCGCTGCTGTGCGCGATGGCGGGGGTGGCGGCCGTCCAGGTGGCCCGGCTGGCCGACAACTCCAGCTACTACGCCGAGAACCTCGTGCCCTCGTACGAGGCCGAGCACACGGTGGCGCTGGCGCTGGGCGAGATCCGCCGCATGGAGAACCGCCACGTCCTGCTGAACAGCGCCGCCGACATGGACGCGGTGGAGAGCCGCATGGCGCAGCAGCGCAAGCTCATCGCCGAACAACTGGATCGCTACGAGCACGAACTGGTGTCCGACGACCGTGACCGTCAGCTGCTGAGCCAGGCCCGCAAAACGATGGACGACTACCTCGCCACCTGGGCGACGCTGCAGCCGCTGTCACGAGCGACGCTCACCGACCCGGCCAAAGCCGCCGAAGCCACGCGTTACCTGGTCGCCACCTCGGCGCCCAAATACGACGCAGTGCAGACGGCCATCACGCAGTGGTGGGACTACAACGTCAAGCTGGCGCAGGAGCAGGCCACGACGGCCGCGAACACCTCGTCGACCGCCAAGCTGGCGCTGGGCGCGATGACGCTGGTCGCGCTGGTGCTGGGCGTCGTCGCGGCCCTGCTGATCACGCGTTCGATCGTGCGGCCGGTGCGCCGCGCCGTCGAGGTGGCTGCCGCCGTCGCCGAAGGCGACCTCAGCGCCCGCATCGAAGCCCAGGGCCGCGACGAGATCGCCGACCTGATGCGCTCGCTGGGCCGGATGAACGACAGCCTGAACCGCATCGTCGGCCAGGTGCGCGCCAGCAGCGACAGCATCGCCACCGGCTCCTCCGAGATCGCCACCGGCAACGCCGACCTGAGCCAGCGCACCGAGGAGCAGGCCAGCAACCTGCAACAGACCGCGGCCTCGATGGAGCAGCTCTCCAGCACCGTCAAGCAGAACGCCGAGACCGCGCAGGAAGCGAATCGCATGGCGTCCGCGGCCGCCGCCGCGGCCACGCGAGGCGGCGAGATGGTCGGCAACGTCGTGCACACGATGCAGGAGATCAGCAGCTCCTCCAAGCGCATCGCCGAGATCATCGGGGTCATCGACGGCATCGCCTTCCAGACCAACATCCTGGCGCTCAATGCCGCCGTCGAGGCCGCGCGGGCCGGTGAACAGGGCCGCGGTTTCGCCGTCGTCGCCGGCGAGGTGCGCACGCTGGCCAGCCGCTCGGCCGAGGCGGCCAAGGAGATCAAGAGCCTGATCGGCGCCAGCGTCGAGAAGGTCGAGACCGGCGCCCGCCAGGTCGACGCGGCCGGCGAGTCGATGACCGCCATCGTCGCCGAGGTCCAGCGCGTCAGCCAGCTGATCGGCGAGATCAGCACCGCCACCGTCGAGCAGTCCTCGGGCATCGGCCAGGTCGGCGACGCCGTCAGCCAGCTCGACCAGGTGACGCAGCAGAACGCCGCGCTGGTCGAAGAAAGCGCCGCCGCCGCCGAGAGCCTGCGGCTGCAGGCCGCACGGCTGACCGAACTCGTCGGCGTCTTCCGGCTCGCCGGCGCGGCCGCGTGA
- a CDS encoding methyl-accepting chemotaxis protein, translating to MRQSLPWRMTHAVPTHDETITMLSSLKIGQRLSLAFGLLLALLGAMAALAAFQMSRLADNSTYYAVNLVPSYEAQHTIALALGDARRFEARHILAEETGEMDKMEGLIAERQKTVLAQIDLYEKSLLSDDQDRQLLNETRKAVAAYLESWQTLQALSRKTASDVSKQKDATAYLAGASAKAYEAAHAAVGRWWDYNLKLSNQQAETAKSTYSEARIALIAMVVAAFALGIAAAVLITRSIVRPVRRAVEVAAAVAEGDLSGRIEAEGRDEMAELMRSLGQMNDNLCRIVGQVRASSDSIATGSSQIATGNADLSQRTEEQASNLQQTAASMEQLSSTVKQNAETAQEANRMASSAAAAATRGGEMVGNVVHTMQEISHSSKRIAEIIGVIDGIAFQTNILALNAAVEAARAGEQGRGFAVVAGEVRNLASRSAEAAKEIKSLIGTSVEKVETGARQVDEAGESMTAIVAEVKRVSQLIGEITNATVEQSSGISQVGDAVGQLDQVTQQNAALVEESAAAAESLRVQAARLTELVGVFRLDASSAAVTSAASTATSTAAPRSATPVRTPPPVVPAASRRKAAPAAAPAERVPAPAGADDWTSF from the coding sequence ATGCGCCAGAGCCTGCCCTGGCGCATGACGCACGCTGTGCCCACCCACGACGAGACCATCACCATGCTCAGCTCACTCAAGATCGGCCAGCGGCTGTCGCTCGCCTTCGGACTCCTGCTGGCGCTGCTCGGCGCGATGGCCGCACTGGCCGCGTTCCAGATGTCGCGTCTGGCGGACAACTCCACCTATTACGCGGTGAACCTGGTGCCGTCCTACGAGGCCCAGCACACGATCGCGCTGGCGCTGGGCGATGCACGCCGCTTCGAGGCGCGCCACATCCTCGCCGAAGAGACGGGCGAGATGGACAAGATGGAAGGCCTGATCGCCGAGCGCCAGAAGACCGTGCTCGCCCAGATCGACCTGTACGAGAAGTCGCTGCTCTCCGACGACCAGGACCGGCAACTGCTCAACGAGACGCGCAAGGCCGTCGCTGCCTACCTCGAGAGCTGGCAGACGCTGCAGGCGCTGTCGCGCAAGACGGCCAGCGACGTGAGCAAGCAGAAAGACGCCACCGCCTACCTCGCCGGCGCCTCGGCCAAGGCCTACGAGGCCGCGCACGCCGCCGTCGGCCGCTGGTGGGACTACAACCTCAAGCTCAGCAACCAGCAGGCCGAGACGGCAAAGAGCACCTACTCCGAGGCCCGCATCGCGCTGATCGCGATGGTGGTGGCCGCCTTCGCGCTGGGCATCGCCGCGGCGGTGCTGATCACGCGCTCGATCGTGCGGCCGGTGCGCCGTGCGGTGGAAGTCGCCGCCGCCGTCGCCGAAGGCGATCTGAGCGGCCGCATCGAGGCCGAGGGCCGCGACGAGATGGCCGAACTGATGCGCTCGCTGGGCCAGATGAACGACAACCTCTGCCGCATCGTCGGCCAGGTGCGCGCCAGCAGCGACAGCATCGCCACCGGCTCGTCGCAGATCGCCACCGGCAACGCCGACCTGAGCCAGCGCACCGAAGAACAGGCCAGCAACCTGCAGCAGACCGCGGCCTCGATGGAGCAGCTCTCCAGCACCGTCAAGCAGAACGCCGAGACCGCGCAGGAAGCCAACCGCATGGCGTCGTCGGCCGCGGCCGCCGCCACGCGAGGCGGCGAGATGGTCGGCAACGTCGTGCACACGATGCAGGAGATCAGCCACTCGTCCAAGCGCATCGCCGAGATCATCGGGGTCATCGACGGCATCGCCTTCCAGACCAACATCCTGGCGCTGAATGCCGCCGTCGAGGCCGCGCGTGCCGGTGAACAGGGCCGCGGTTTCGCCGTCGTCGCCGGCGAGGTGCGCAACCTCGCCAGCCGTTCGGCCGAAGCGGCCAAGGAGATCAAGAGCCTGATCGGCACCAGCGTCGAGAAGGTCGAGACCGGCGCCCGCCAGGTCGACGAAGCCGGCGAATCGATGACCGCCATCGTCGCCGAGGTCAAGCGTGTCAGCCAGCTGATCGGTGAGATCACCAACGCCACCGTCGAGCAGTCTTCGGGCATCAGCCAGGTCGGCGATGCCGTCGGCCAGCTCGATCAGGTCACGCAGCAGAACGCCGCGCTGGTCGAAGAAAGCGCCGCCGCCGCCGAGAGCCTGCGCGTGCAGGCGGCGCGGCTGACCGAACTCGTCGGCGTCTTCCGGCTCGACGCGAGCAGCGCCGCCGTGACCTCGGCCGCCTCCACCGCCACCTCCACCGCCGCCCCGCGCAGCGCGACGCCGGTGCGCACGCCGCCGCCGGTGGTGCCTGCCGCTTCGCGCCGCAAGGCGGCGCCGGCCGCCGCGCCGGCCGAACGTGTGCCGGCGCCCGCAGGCGCCGACGACTGGACCAGCTTCTGA